CGGGAACGCGCCATGACTCGAATCCTGGTTAGTGCAGCACTCGCCATTTTGCTTGCCGGCTGCGGCAGCACGGATGTGAAAGAAGAAGGTGCGCCGGTCGAATCGAGGAAGCCGGACACCACGACTGCACCCCCCGTGAAGGCGCCTGCGCCCAAGAAGCCGACGACAGGCTCGATCACGACCGAGTCGGTTGCCGCCAACCCCCTCAAGGACCCCGGGAACATCCTCTACAAGCGCACCATCTACTTCGACTACGACAGTTCGGTGGTGAAAGAGGAGTACAAGCCGCTGGTGACGGCACATGCGAGATTCCTTACGGACAACCGCGGGCGTCGGGCGGTCATCCAAGGCAACACCGACGAGCGCGGCAGCCGCGAATACAACCTCGCACTGGGCCAGCGCCGTGCCGACAGCGTGAAGAAGATGATGATGCTGCTTGGTGCAAGCGACAACCAGATCGAGACGGTGAGCTTCGGCGAAGAAAAGCCGGTGGAGATGGGCAGCACCGAGGGCGCCTGGATCAAGAACCGCCGTGCCGACATCGTTTACGACAACGAATAGCCGGCAAGCGGACCGCTAAATCGTTCCAAGGACTCGCTCGATCTTCTCCCGGTCATGATGAGCTTCGGCCACGACGCGCCAGGGAACGCACTCTCCTCTCCCAACGGGAGAGACGCGTTTCCGCAACTCGCTGCCGCTCTGCTTGCGGTTTTCGGCCTCGCGCTTCTTCCCGTTCCTTCCAGCGCGGCGTTGTTCGGAGACGACGAAGCCCGCAACGCCATCGCGGCCGAGCGCAAGCGCGTCGACCAAGTGTCGGCCCAGGTTGCCGCGCAGAGCCAACAGCTCGACACGATCAACGCCCGTCTGGGCAAGCTGGAGGAGGCGACGGGCAAGAATCAGGCGGTGCTGGATCTATTTCGTGAGATCGAGGGCCTGAAGCAGGAGCTCGCCCGCATGCGCGGGCAGATGGAAGTGTTGAACAACGGCGTCGAGCAGGCGCAGAAGCGG
The sequence above is a segment of the Betaproteobacteria bacterium genome. Coding sequences within it:
- the pal gene encoding peptidoglycan-associated lipoprotein Pal; protein product: MTRILVSAALAILLAGCGSTDVKEEGAPVESRKPDTTTAPPVKAPAPKKPTTGSITTESVAANPLKDPGNILYKRTIYFDYDSSVVKEEYKPLVTAHARFLTDNRGRRAVIQGNTDERGSREYNLALGQRRADSVKKMMMLLGASDNQIETVSFGEEKPVEMGSTEGAWIKNRRADIVYDNE